TCCGATACCAGGTGTTTCTGGTCCGCCGATTTCTTCGACAAGGCCATTGTACCTGCCGCCTCCGCAAAGTGTGGTGATTGCTCCAAAGCCTTCAGCATCACTCATGATTTCAAAGGCTGTGTGGTTATAATAATCCAGACCGCGCACCAGATTGGCGTCAACTTCGAATTCAATTCCCAGATCAGTCAAATACTTCGTCACTTTACTAAAATATTGAGCAGAATCATCTGTCAGGTATTCGATAATCGATGGTGCGGACTTCATCAATTCGTGGTCACGGTCTGCTTTGCAATCCAGGATACGCATTGGATTTTTTTCAAGACGGTTCTGGCAATCGCTGCAGAATTCCCCGATCCGAGGTTTGAAATGATTCACAAGAGCTTCTCTGTGTGCCGTACGGCTCTCTTTATCTCCAAGACTGTTCACGACAAGCTTGAGTTTTTTTAGTCCAAGTTCCTTATAAAGGGACATGGCAAGGGAGATCACTTCGGCATCAATCGCCGGGTCTGCACTGCCCATTGCCTCAACACCAAATTGTACAAACTGGCGGAAACGACCTGCCTGCGGACGTTCGTAGCGGAACATCGGTCCCATGTAGTAAAGCTTCACTGGCTGATTAGGACTTCCGAACATCTTATTTTCGACAAATGAGCGAACAGCCGCTGCTGTACCTTCAGGACGGAGCGTCAGGCTGCGGTCACCCCTGTCAGTGAATGTGTACATTTCCTTTTGGACGATATCCGTTGTATCACCAACACTACGTTTAAATAGATCTGTATGTTCGAAAATCGGAGTTCTTAATTCCCGATATTGATATCTTTCACAAAGTTCTCTCGCCTTCGCTTCAATGAGCTGCCATTTTTCTGTCTGGCCTGGCAAAATGTCCTGTGTTCCCCGAGGGATATTAATTTGATTAGCCACAGTGCATCCTCCTCCATTCAATTCAAATCATTTCATATTTTTATACTTATAATTTGTGTTGGAACATCGCGAATCTAGAAACATTCCTATGAAAAACTAGCCTTATGTAAGAAAAGCGCAAGCGCCTTGGGCAGCCCCGACAAGCGCTGGAGGACCGAACGTTGAAGTCGTTCTTTGACTTCATTGGGCGGACCGAAGCGACTCGAGGGGCTAGGCGTTGGAGCTAGACACTAATCTAAGTGCAAAAAATTTATACTTTCTTATTCAGTAAAAAAAAGAATACAAAAAAGCCCCCAATCCCTTGCTATAATAACAAGGGACGAGAGCTTTGAATTCCCGTGGTGCCACCCTAATTGAAGCGCATGAATGCACTTCCTCTTTAACAGTTAACGCCTGATTACGTCTTCTCCTAATAATGGGACAGCCCTTGTTCAGAGAAAATCCTACGGAGTGTTCATTCACCAGGTCATCGTGCGGAAATGCTTTCAGCCAGGGCATTTCCTCTCTTTTCACGTGTTTCATGGTTACTGTGCTCCATCAACGGTATGTTTTCGATATAACATTTTATTTATATTATAATACGGAGTACAAATGGCAATGTCAAGCACTATTCAAGAACGTTCAATCTGTTTTTTCAGTTTTCTTACATCACGGAGAGACAGCCCAAATTCCGAAGCTAATTCTACAGTGTTAGTGCTTTGTTCCTTTTGGATAAAATCGTGAAAATCCACTCCGAATAATTGATTCTCCCCGAACGAAGCAGATCTTCCTTTATCACTGAACCGCATGGTATCACCTTCCATAGTTTATTGCTTACTATTCTTCCCAGTCCTCATGATAATTTTTCATGAATTTACGATATTCTTTTTACACTTGAATTTTTCTAATTCCATACCGATATAAGAGAAAAGTCCTCGTGATTTTACCGGAAAAATCCGGTAATATATTTTTATAGAGAATGTGAGAGGGAGGGAGAGCATTGCCCAGAAATAAAATGGTTCCGATCATCCTTTGCTTTATGCTGATTTTAGGGAGCCTTCCAGCTTTAGAATCAGCTCGGGCGGATAATGGGAGTGTCTCGATAACTGCAACAAGTTTGAATGTAAGGACTGGGCCGGG
This window of the Mesobacillus jeotgali genome carries:
- the hisS gene encoding histidine--tRNA ligase, giving the protein MANQINIPRGTQDILPGQTEKWQLIEAKARELCERYQYRELRTPIFEHTDLFKRSVGDTTDIVQKEMYTFTDRGDRSLTLRPEGTAAAVRSFVENKMFGSPNQPVKLYYMGPMFRYERPQAGRFRQFVQFGVEAMGSADPAIDAEVISLAMSLYKELGLKKLKLVVNSLGDKESRTAHREALVNHFKPRIGEFCSDCQNRLEKNPMRILDCKADRDHELMKSAPSIIEYLTDDSAQYFSKVTKYLTDLGIEFEVDANLVRGLDYYNHTAFEIMSDAEGFGAITTLCGGGRYNGLVEEIGGPETPGIGFALSIERLLAALEAEGVELAINEGIDCYLVSLGDEAKDYTVGLLHNLRMAGFSAERDYQDRKIKAQFKAADRMNARYVAVLGEDELKANKINLKSMADGEQTELPLESFVEKFKDICK